A stretch of DNA from Methanobrevibacter gottschalkii DSM 11977:
ATTCTATTATTTTCTAATTTTTAATAATTTTATTTAGCTAATTGTTTCTTTTTATTGGAATTATTTAACTAGATTTAAATATTATGTAACATATATTTAATCACACTGACTAGTTAAGTATGGATAACTATTTGTACTTTTCTTAGTATGAATATAGGTGATTGTATGAAAGAATTATATGAAAAAATGATTGACGAAGCAATGGCTGCTCAAAAGGCTGATGTTTCTGTTGTATCAAAAAATAGGTATAATGACTTTAAAATAGTTGATGCAAAACCATATGCTGATGCTGTTTCAAACATGAAAGCACTTGACAACCAAGCAGAATCTGTGATTAACTTGCATAAAGAATCTGTTAAAAACCATTATGAAATTTTGTCTTCCATCACAAAGACTTTGAAATGTGAAGATGATCCGTTCATTGAACATTTCCAAACTCCTCCGGTATTTGAAATATTATGTGACGAAGATGGTGACTTTGCAGATAGTGTGGACAAATTTGTTCAAGCAATTGCTGATGCGGAAGCATTAATTGCTAAAGAATCCATCAGGAGATATGGCGGATTTTATGGACCTACATGTGTAGTTGACTTTGCTTTAATGCCGGGAAGTACAAGTAATGTTGTAAACCAAATATTAAAAACAGTAGATATTCCAGTTCACCACAAACAGGCAATTTTATCTGCAAAATCATGGGGTATGAACACTTCTTATGGTATTGGAGATGCATTTGCTCATGCAATTGAAGATGGTTTAACTGCTGCACAGGCTACTGAAAAAGAAATTGAAACATTACAAATGATTTACAAAACTCCTATTGAAGGACAAGGTACTTTAATGGATAATGCAAATCATTCTTCATTTGATGTAAGAGATCACATGAATAAGTATAAAAAGGCAATGACCAAATCTGTTAAAGCTGCAATGGATGATGGTGTACACTATGGTAACATTGTAACTGTTCCAGCATACTGTGTTGGGGACATTGGACACCACATTGGTCAGTCTACTTACAATATGTGTAAAGATGATGTGATAATGGCTATTATAGAAGCTACTACAGGTGTTATTGAAAACTCATTAAGAAACAACATCGATAAATTTAAAACTCCATTTGATGTATTAAAACTTTCAACTGGTGCTCCGGCATGTGCAACTGAATTCTTATTGGAACTTGATGGATTCACAGCTCCAATGATTGTTGACTTGTTAAATAAAAGATTCCATAACTATGTACAACAATATCCTACAAGAGGTGCAGCTGCTGAGCTGCACAATTGTGATTTCATGGACATGATTTACAGAGGATTCAATGCAATGAGCAATGCAAGAAAAATGAGATCCTCTGCAGGATTTGAAATTATCCCTAGAATTAAAGGTATGGAAATTGATTTCACACCTATCTTAGAAAATGAAGTGTTAATGAACCCGCAAAGATACACATATCCGGCATGTGCTATTTCTGTAAGGTTCTCATCTCTTATGAGATTGGCAGATTACCCATGTCTTTTAACTTCAGAACCTATTACAGCAACAATGATGACAAATATTATAGCACTTGACAAAAAAACTCCCGGTTCTCCAGTAAGAGGATGTAAACAATGTGCTTCTGCATGTTTAGCGGATAACACTCATGAATACTGTCAATGGAGAGAAGCTGTATAGGTGAAAAAATGCCTTGTAATATAAGAAAAAAATTTTTTGCAGAACTATTGGGAACCTTTTTCCTTGTATTTTTTGGTACAGGATCAGCAGTTGTAACCCTTTTAGTATCTCAAAGTATCAATCCTGCTAATGTAGGCATTGGTGTTTTGGGAGGTCTTGGTGACTGGATTGCAATTGCTTTAGCCTTTGGTTTAACTGTAATGATTGGAATATATGCATTTGGTAGGATATCTGGTGCACATTTTAATCCAGCTGTAACTATAGGATTGCTTGTAACTAAAAACATTCCTTTAGTTGATAGTATTTATTATATTGTTGCACAATTAATTGGCGCATGTCTTGGAAGCCTTGCATTATTCCTGTGTCTTGGGGCTCAGGCTGTTACAATCGGAGGATTGGGTGCAACAGCTCCGGGTCTTGGTATTGGATATATGCAAGCTATGTTTGCTGAATTTATAGGAACATTTTTCTTAATGATGGTTATAATGGGTGTTGCAGTTGATAAAAAGGCAGAACCTGGTTTTGCAGGAGTATCGATTGGTATGACTGTAACTGCTGTAATCGTAGTTTTAGGTTCATTCACTGGTGCTTCAATCAACCCTGCACGTACATTCGGACCGTACTTGATGGACATGATTCTTGGAGGTCAAAACCTTTGGGGATTCTTCCCAATATACTTAGTTGGACCTATACTTGGTGCAATTTGTGCGGCATTTGCATATGCATATCTTGCTAAAAATAGTGGAGTTTGTGAACTCCCGCAACCATTTAAAGACGAATAATTCTTTTGAATTATTCCATTTTTTTCTTTTTTTAATTCAAAAACTTTATTACATGTTCTTATTAAAATATTAATTAGTTAAGCTTTATTTTGTTTAACAATTGTTATTTGGAGGGAAATTATGAATAAAGAGATTATTGCAGCAGTTATGGCTTCTACAATAGATATGGATAATATGTCTAGTGATAGACTTGAAGCATTAACTAAAGGACATGGTATGTTAAATATTGCAGCAATTTGTTCTGCTAATGTAATTGCTGAGGAAGTTTTAAGGGGAGTTAATCTTCAGTTAACTGATGAAAATATTGGAGAACTTCCAATTGATGATCTTTTAAGAAAATCCATCGAAGCAGCTGAAAATGCTGGTGCGGATGCAGCAAATGCTGCTTTATTAA
This window harbors:
- a CDS encoding DUF2193 domain-containing protein, which codes for MKELYEKMIDEAMAAQKADVSVVSKNRYNDFKIVDAKPYADAVSNMKALDNQAESVINLHKESVKNHYEILSSITKTLKCEDDPFIEHFQTPPVFEILCDEDGDFADSVDKFVQAIADAEALIAKESIRRYGGFYGPTCVVDFALMPGSTSNVVNQILKTVDIPVHHKQAILSAKSWGMNTSYGIGDAFAHAIEDGLTAAQATEKEIETLQMIYKTPIEGQGTLMDNANHSSFDVRDHMNKYKKAMTKSVKAAMDDGVHYGNIVTVPAYCVGDIGHHIGQSTYNMCKDDVIMAIIEATTGVIENSLRNNIDKFKTPFDVLKLSTGAPACATEFLLELDGFTAPMIVDLLNKRFHNYVQQYPTRGAAAELHNCDFMDMIYRGFNAMSNARKMRSSAGFEIIPRIKGMEIDFTPILENEVLMNPQRYTYPACAISVRFSSLMRLADYPCLLTSEPITATMMTNIIALDKKTPGSPVRGCKQCASACLADNTHEYCQWREAV
- a CDS encoding MIP/aquaporin family protein, whose product is MPCNIRKKFFAELLGTFFLVFFGTGSAVVTLLVSQSINPANVGIGVLGGLGDWIAIALAFGLTVMIGIYAFGRISGAHFNPAVTIGLLVTKNIPLVDSIYYIVAQLIGACLGSLALFLCLGAQAVTIGGLGATAPGLGIGYMQAMFAEFIGTFFLMMVIMGVAVDKKAEPGFAGVSIGMTVTAVIVVLGSFTGASINPARTFGPYLMDMILGGQNLWGFFPIYLVGPILGAICAAFAYAYLAKNSGVCELPQPFKDE